Genomic window (Capsicum annuum cultivar UCD-10X-F1 chromosome 10, UCD10Xv1.1, whole genome shotgun sequence):
CTCCACCAGCAACCTGACCAATCATGGCACGACATCCACTGGGCACAATCTTTTTCGATCCTGATGGAAGCTTGACTCTGTTGAGAGTTCAAATTTGATCAAACAGATCACAATAACATCTGACAGTATGGCCATAACATCACGAAAATGCGCAAAACTAACAAAATCTGTTAAATATAATGGATAACGACATTGGACAAAGCACGGCAACTAAGACAGACTATCATTGCAGCAATCACAAGAATCTAACCTACCTAAGTGTTTCTCAACTAATTTATCAAAGAACACAAGAACTATCATAACATAAAGCAGGAGTTTTGATAATATGAGTGAACAAGCAACAAGGAGATAAAGCATCATACACAACCATAATCAGGTTTCGAATGGACAATCTCAGGCACACCTCAATGACTTACAAGCATCAGTAGAATATCACAAACTAGTTTAACGCAGTTACACAATGGATATGACTTGGAAAAGAATGTCTCATAACCAAACTTCATCGCGAAGACGAGATAAAGTGATACAGTTAATCCTCCTTCCCCAACACCAACAGCACAAACTTCACATTAAACTAGTCTATGGGCGTAATGAACAATAACACAACAATGGATCAGATAACTCGGTTAGTATCCCTGACTGCAAAGAACCATATCTTCACCTAGGTTACACTTGCAAAGTATTCTTAAGCAGATATATATTTAATAGGCAAAATTACAAAAAAACTGGTCAAAACTGAACCATATTTCCCACAAGTCTAACCATCATCTTGACTGAGCCATATTTCCCACAAGTTCAACCATCATCTTGACTGAGCTGCTTTAACcatcattaaaaatataaatcaaagagCCAGAATCTAACGGAGAAATACTACAACTACTAGTATAGACGGATAAACAACACACTGCTACCTACCACCCTTTTACTCTTAACTCACAGCCTACACAGCCTAGTATCCAAGGTCGTGTACTCAGTAAGCTAAAACTGAGCCCAGCAAGCTAAAAAGAACCATTTTTCCACTTATACTAACAAAAGCATCCATAATGATTCAAACATCTAATTTAACAACACGAATAATAACATACCTAGTAGTCCCCTCATCAAGATTATGGAATTAACTACCACATACATCAACTCCAGGAGGTAGGACTGAGGTATGCATACACTAACTTCTTCCGAGCCTACTTGTATAATTATACAGGATACATTGTTGTAATCAATTAATCAACTATCCCATATAAATACTAAACTACTTGAGTCAACTCTAAGAGATAGGAATAACGCCTACAGACCCTCTATTCTCCCCACACcccacttgtggaattacactGAATACAACTGTACTGAGAGCTCCAACCTTCTGTTGGCGACTAGAACCCACAAACTAAGCGGGTGCTTACCATCCGAAAAACGCCTAGTTGGGTCAGCTAAGAAAGCATTTATTTTACAATAATTCAAGCATTTCacctcaaatcacaaaaaatagcTATCAAGAATAGTCATCACCAATCGAATGAACAAAAGAATGATCAAAAGAACATACCTAGCAGTCCCATTATCAGGATTATGACTAATAACAACAGCATAATCACCCAAAAACACCACAATCAcaaaatatcattatcaacaaTCTACGTACACTATAcactctccagaccccacttgtggaattacactATGCCAGTCAGctaaaaaaatcacttttttacaacaactcaaaataaaaatagctATCAAGATCGATCAAAACAACATACATAGTCGTTCCATTATCAAGATTATGACTAATAACAAACTAAGGGGCTGCGTACCATCCAAAAAACGCCTAGTTGGGTCAGCCAAAAAAgctttttttttacaataattcTAAGCATTTAacctcaaatcacaaaaaatagcTATCAAGAATTGTGGAATTAACTTACCTAGTAGTCCCATTATCAGGATTATGACTAATAACAATAGCATAATCCCCCGAACACCTCGCAAAAACACCTCGATCCCCAACTTTATGCTCCACATTACACACCACAGCACCTTCCGGTATCGATCTCAATGGCAACACATTACCAACAACCAAATTCGCCTTTTTCCCACAATAAACAAATTGTCCAGTGTACATTCCTTCAGCAGCAATGAACAATTCCTTCTGATGCTTATACCTAAACGGATGACGAAATGTGACCCGGGCTAACGGGGCGCCCCGACCAGGATCGTGAATGACGTCAGTGATGACGCCTTTTAGGTAACCGTTACGCTCGCCGAAATCTAGGGTTCGGAATCGGGCCGGACCTTTACGGTGATGGGTATGGGATTTGAATACTGAACCGGCTCCTTTACGTTGTGCTCGGATTACTCGACCCATTTTAGACCGCCGGTTTTTTTGTTTTGCCGGTTTTTTTTTGAGGGAGAAATGAGGGGGAGGAGATTATATAGTGGTGCCCTAGTTGTGATTTTGGGCCTAAGATTTGGTCCAAGAATGATAATAAGGTCCATGTAGGGAATTTTGGCCCAATATGAGCAAGTGTACGTGAAGTCGATTTGAGGATCGTTATATAAGTCATAGTTGAGGTATATAGATTTTTTAAGTTTAGTCGTTTTAGAATTAACTTAAGATTTACGGGTTTAGATAGTCGATTTACTACATGGGTGGTGTGTGGTGC
Coding sequences:
- the LOC107845565 gene encoding 60S ribosomal protein L8, which gives rise to MGRVIRAQRKGAGSVFKSHTHHRKGPARFRTLDFGERNGYLKGVITDVIHDPGRGAPLARVTFRHPFRYKHQKELFIAAEGMYTGQFVYCGKKANLVVGNVLPLRSIPEGAVVCNVEHKVGDRGVFARCSGDYAIVISHNPDNGTTRVKLPSGSKKIVPSGCRAMIGQVAGGGRTEKPMLKAGNAYHKYRVKRNCWPKVRGVAMNPVEHPHGGGNHQHIGHASTVRRDAPPGQKVGLIAARRTGRLRGQAAATAAKADK